In Saccopteryx leptura isolate mSacLep1 chromosome 9, mSacLep1_pri_phased_curated, whole genome shotgun sequence, the genomic window CTTCTCCAAGCTGAAAGGCCGGGGTCGGCTCTTCTGGGGAGGCAGCGTGAGTCTTGGgagaacagaaaaggaaagagtatggGGCTGGGGTAGGAGTGCACCCTCATTTTCCATGTAAAGGGAAAATTTGAGAGGGTGAACTGAAATAGAGTTTGGAGGTGctgttgtgatttatttttactttgtctaGCAATAATTACAGGGTACCTCCTATGGTGCAAAGTTCTGTTCTAAACACTGAAGATACAATAGTGAATAATCCCTTTTATTCTAATGGAAGAAGACAAGCCATCAAAGATACAGCAAATGTGCTGCTTTGAAAATTAATGTAGAGTGACTGGGTGACTACATCAGGTGGTCACGGAAACTTCTGCACAAGTGATGTTAAGCTGAAACCTGATTGACAAGGATGGAGCCAGCCATGTGGAGATCAGAGAGAAGAGCTAGTGCAAAGGTCTTAAGCAGGCAAGAGCTTGCCATCTTCCCAGACCCAGCTTTTAACCCCTTTTTCCCAGGTTCAGGGAGATTACTATGGAGACCTGGCTGCTCGCCTGGGCTTTTTCCCCAGTAGTATAGTACGGGAGGACCAGACCCTGAAACCTGGCAAAATCGATGTGAAGACAGATGTgagtgtgttgggggctggctgggaTCTGGAGGGAGGACACTTGGGTTTTGATAAGGGTAGGCTTTCTTACCTCAGCCTAGCTGTGTGCATTGGGAAATGTTCCCTgcctctattttctcatctgcaaaatggggcatGATTTCTAAAATCTGGTGCAGTTGAGTGGTGCAAGATTAGAGGGTTCTGGGCAGTTTTGCCTAGCACTTGTTGGCCAAACCTGCCTGTGGCTGCAGCCTTTGATAAAACCACTAGAGCCTTTGTGGTGTAAACGCTGGTTTTGTTCCActgttttccctttctcttttccagaaATGGGATTTCTACTGCCAGTGAGCTCATCCTACCGCTGTCCCTGCTGTTTTTTCTCCCGGCTTTATGCAAATATATCTGCCAAGTGCAAAATGCGAGTCTCTGTGGTCTTTGTAGTGGGGATCTATAAAGAAAATGGGTCCCGGCTCCAGAATCTAACCAATCAACCCATTGACTGTGGTAACGTTAGTGGTTGCTAGGCAGAGTTTCACTGACCAAAGCCCGTTGCTCCACGCTGGGTGCTGGGAGGTGGGCTCCAAGATTTAGGTATCACACACAAGTGAATGGAAAGACGGAATAATCCGAACAGCCAATAGGGGGTTGTAGTGTCCTCTACTGGAGGGGAATGGAACTATTGGGGATGAACCAGTTGGATCATGAGGAAGACTTAAATCGCAGAGCATTGGATTTTTTGGAAGATTACTGCaaagggaggtgggaggaggtggtTAATCTGCACATATCCCCGCACTTTTTATCCTTCCTGTTTTTGAGGTCAGAAATCGCAGTCATTAGGCTCTTTTTTTATCAGTCCTGCCCATACCCCCTTCTTTGCATCCATATTCCTGCCCCAATTCTGCTACTACCCAATGTGGagttggactctgccccaggatTTATGACCAAATCCGTTGCTCTGTACGGTTAAGTGCCTCTGAACCGCCCCTTCCCACTTGTTCGCCATTCGTTCCCCTTGGTCCTACGCTTTTGGCTCGTCTCTTACACAGCCAATCCACTTAATTGTCCCGCCCTGTGGCCGTCGAGACTGCCAATCCCTGCCTTTGGGAAGTGTGGTAGGGTATCCCGTAGTCCTAGCGGGTTGCGCCCGAGGCGGGTGGAGGCGGAAGTGGCGGCGCCGGGTCGGGGAGTAGGAAGGAGCCGGGGCTGCAGCTGGAGCGGAGGGGCTGCCAGCCGAGGAGGAGGTGCGGCCGTGGCGCCATATTGCGGCCCTAAGCGGCCGTAACCGAGTCATGGCCGAGACCTACGGTGAGTGGTGGGCCGAAGATGGGGTCTGGGGTCTGGGGTCTGGGCCCAGAAAGAAGACGGCCTGTGGCAATGGGGCGGGGCTTTGTGCCAGGAGGCGGGGTCTGGTATTAAGGGGCAGGGCCTAGTGGATGCTGAGAGGGGTTTAGTGGGTCTGAGGCTGAGCTTAATCGATTTGGGCGGAGCCTGAGGGTCTGGTCTGGGTTGAATAGCTTGGGGCGGGATTTGGGGTAGCCAGTCATGATGGATCAGGATAGGTATTGAGGGAGAGGGTAAGCCTTAATATGTCAGGGTGGAGCCAGCGTGGATGGGGCGGGCCTGACTGGCAGGGGTCGAGTTTGATAGGTTACACAGGATGCCTGATGGGATGCTCTGGACCCTGGAACTGATCTGGCTTGAAAGGTCTGGAATGGGGTTGGAGTTGTCCTTGAATTAGGGGGTGGGGCTTAAGCTTGAGAATAGGGGCAGGGCCTTGggtagaggaagaaggagggagttAGAATTTGAAAATCAGGATGGATGACTCAGGAGGTGGGAGGACAGGGTGGGGTAGAAAGACCACTGGTTTAGGAGTCAGAGGGAgctgcattcattcaacaaatagagAATGGCATTGGGAAcaagtgcaaagaccctgagaTGGGAACCAGCTTGTCATCTTCAGGGAGTAGACTGAAAGCCAGAGGCTAGAATGGAGTCAATGAATCAGAGTTATAGGAGGTGAAGTCGTGAGGAGCAAGGGCAAGACTGTAGTCTTTTATAAAAGAGGCCTTAGCAATATAATAGCTAAGATCTTGGACTCTGGAGCCAGTTGGCTTGAGTTTGAATACCAGCTCTGCCTACCTGTGCAGTCTTGGGCAAGTCAGTTAACCTTTCTggctttagtttccttatctgaaaaatgggatAATTATTAGTACACCTTCCTCATAAGAATTTTCCTGAGGATTAAGTGAACTGTTAATGTAGGTAAAGAACTTTAGAACCATGTCTGGTACATggaaagtatactgctcacaaaaattaggggatatttcaaaactaaTATGAAGcttaaatatctcctaatttttgtgagcagtatattttataagaaattatcTGTTACTGTTGTTATCTACAgctctgtttctgtttgtctttttctctccctgtaacTGATGGCCTCTTGGTTTCCATATTTTCTCCTGCAACTTTCTCTTTGTCTGGGTTTTCCTGATTTTGGCTCCATCTTTTCAGACTTCCTCTTCAAATTCCTGGTGATTGGCAGTGCAGGAACTGGAAAATCATGTCTCCTTCATCAGTTCATTGAGAATAAATGTAAGTGTCGCTGAGAGTGGTCCTAGGAGCACTGAACTGTGGGAATGGGCATAGCGTGGGCAGTGGTTAGGGtgagcaggggcagggctggccaTAGGTACAACTCTAGTGCTGGCCGCCTGGTCCTTTCTGTGTTGTATGCTCTTTGCTAGGTCTTCCTTGAGCCTTAGTTGTCCCAGCAATGAGAATGGGTTTGTACAGGTTGAGAAGTCTTGGAGGACAGGGAATCCTCTGAACCCCTGCACTGCCTCTTTTCACCCTCCCACTCCCAGTCAAACAGGACTCCAACCACACGATCGGTGTGGAATTCGGATCTCGGGTAGTCAGTGTGGGCGGGAAGACTGTGAAACTACAGATTTGGGACACGGCTGGCCAGGAGCGGTTTCGGTAAGTAGGCTGGGCTCcgaaggaggggttggggaaaggaggagaaaggagagaaaatgggagaGAGGTGTGCAGAGAGACTTGGAGATACAACAATAGAAGCAAGGAGACACTGAGAGGGCGGGCAAAGCAGAGGATGAGAGACAGACTGAGTAGCAGGTACTTACAGCTAAAGAAAGAAGGAATCCTGGAGAGAggatgacagagacagtgagagaaaaagaggctgagaaagaagcataacaaaaaatgagaGCCAGGGAGAGACCAACAGGCCATAGAGAGACTATGGGGAATTGTGCCCAAGGAGAGAATTGTGCCTGAAGAGAAAGTCACTCTTGGAGTGCGTATGAGAGGGTAGAGATGGAAAGAAGAGTGACtaaaacagaaagacaaaggGACACTTGAAAGAGACacactgagagggagagaggagagagaaagacagagacagagaaggtgagACACGGAACTGACACGGAGGGGAGAGAAGTGTagcagagaaatggagaaaactcTCTGTTCTGGGGGGAAAGAGAAGCAAGTAGGGCTCAGCACACAGTATGTCTTCAGGAAATGTCTGCAGAAAAGGTGATAGACACATTGAAACCCTGAGTCTGAGAAATAGGCAGATGAGAAACGAGGGAATAGAGTCCATGAAGAGCTGCTATGTTAATAGTCGTGTGTTAGTTCACTGTGTGAGGTACAAAGAAGCCAGAGACCGAGAGGTGGAGAAAAGACAGGTGTGTGACATAAACTGGGTTTGCAGTAAGTTTAATAAATGCTTGTGGAATGATTGCATGAGTTCCAGAGGAACCCAGGCTGGTGACACAGGGAGGTGTAGACAGTTGGCCACACTGGGAAGGGGGCCTCCCCCAGGCAAAGCAGGAGAGGGACAAGCAGATATGTTTGCACAGCATCTGGCCAGGACTGGGCAAAGgagaaatgacagaaaatgttgaatgaatgaatgagaaagcaaGATTGAAGATGAGAGAGCCAGagccagacagagacagaaatagagattTAAAGACATTTACACataagggagacagaaagaaagaccaGTGAAGAAAAACAGAATGTCAGGGACACAGGCAAAGAGACAAAGAGCAAAGTGAGATAGAGATtgagggagacagagactgagacagagagaggcattgTAGTGAGACCAGACCGTTGCCAGAATTGGGGGGATGGGCCAGCAGTGAAGGGGGGCTTCCGAACCTTCAGTCTCTTTCCGCAGAGGGGGGAAGTCTTGGGGCAGACCCTGGCCTCCGGAGTGACTGGGTCCCCCTGGCCCCACAGGTCAGTGACACGGAGTTACTACCGAGGGGCAGCTGGAGCCCTGTTGGTGTACGACATCACCAGGTGGGTATACGAAATGGGTGACTGGGTGGGGTGGGACCTGGGTGGTCCCTCTCCTGCACCCATCtccctctgtttttcttctccacAGCCGGGAGACTTACAACTCGCTGGCTGCCTGGCTGACGGATGCCCGTACACTGGCCAGCCCCAACATTGTGGTCATCCTCTGTGGCAACAAGAAGGACCTGGATCCTGAGCGGGAAGTCACTTTCCTGGAGGCCTCCCGCTTTGCCCAGGAGAATGGTGAGAGTCATATGGCGGGCTGGCGAGGATGGGGGACAGTCCACTGGGGCCGTgggcttcctgtctctctatggCTGTGCCCAGCAGGGGAATGTGGAAGTTTAGAGGTGTGGCTTCAAATCTGAGTGTTGCCACATGTGCACCATGTGACTGctctggtcctcagtttcctcatctagatAGTGGGGCTCATAATGtttctgtatcgaatcctgcatGATGGTAAAGGGACATGGTTCATGGAAAGCCTTCAGCACCACCTGGATGGAGCAGGTACTTGATAATGTTGGCTGCTAAGATGGTTTCAACCACCATGGCAAGGATACAGGGTATTGGTGTCAGGTAGAGACAGGAAATTCCAATGGCCCTAGGGGACAGGCATGTTTTTGAATAAATAGATAGGACAGGGTTGGCCCCACATTAGTAGGCACTGGCATAGGAGAGTGGACAAGACTGGCAGCCATGTTAGAAGATATGAAAGTACAAACCCACTTGAAAACTTTGTGTTGGCCAAACATCTGCTGGCTTAGGGTCTGTCCACATTCAGTTTGTATACTCCAGGTTTAGAGGAGCTTTGCCCTCAGAAAGATGTGGGTTTTAATCCTGGCTCTTAACTTACTGTACGGCCTTCTCACATGACTGATGGGTGGACTATGGTGGACTTGGCCCTTGCTAGATGGTGGTTGGGACACACTGATGAAGATAGCCTTGGGCCCAGCTCTCAGTTCACTGTGGGGGTAGGTGTGCA contains:
- the RAB4B gene encoding ras-related protein Rab-4B gives rise to the protein MAETYDFLFKFLVIGSAGTGKSCLLHQFIENKFKQDSNHTIGVEFGSRVVSVGGKTVKLQIWDTAGQERFRSVTRSYYRGAAGALLVYDITSRETYNSLAAWLTDARTLASPNIVVILCGNKKDLDPEREVTFLEASRFAQENELMFLETSALTGENVEEAFLKCARTILNKIDSGELDPERMGSGIQYGDASLRQLRQPRNTQAIAPQPCGC